TCGGGCCGGGGGGCGAGGGCCAGGAGCGGCACGGCTCGACGCACCGGAACCAGGCCAGGCGGTTCACCAGCGGGTTGATGGCGTTTCCCGCCCTCGGCCACGCCACCATCACCGGGCCGCCGGAGGTGGGCGCCGAGGCGTGGTTTCCCGAGTTCCCCAACGATCCGGTGGTGGCGGAGTACTTCAAGGAGGTGGAGGCCAGGCGGCGGGAGCGGCAGAAGGGCAAGGTCACCGTGACCCCGGGCAACGGCAGCATCTTCCCCAACACCTCGTTCCATCCTTGGTTCCCGCGCACCATGGTGGTGTGGCATCCGCTGGGCGCGGGCCGGACCGAGGCGTGGCGCTGGTACCTGGTGGACCGGGACGCCCCCTGGGAGGTCAAGGACCTGCTGCGCCGTTACTACATGCGCTTTTCCGGCCCGGCGGGCATGGTGGAGTCCGACGACATGGACAACTGGATCTACGCCACCGAGGCCAGCCGGGGCACCATCGCGCGCCGCTACCCTTACCACTACGGCATGGGGCTGGGGTTCGCGCAGCCCGTGGAGAACCTGCCCGACGCGGTGACCGTCAAGGCGTCCTTTTCCGAGGAAGGCGCCCGGGCGTTCTACCGGCGCTGGTCGGAGTTGATGAGTGACCAGCCGTAAGGCCACGCTGGCGGGAAAGGTGGCTCCGGCCCCGGACGGCGCCGGGCTTGCCTACCTGCTGCTGGCGCAGGAGGTGCACGAGTTCCTGTGCGCCGAGGCGGACCTGCTGGACGAGCGCCGCTACGAGGAGTGGCTGGAACTCCTGACCGACGACGTCTCCTACTGGGCGCCCATGCGCCGGAACGTCCAGTTCGGCCACTGGGACACGGAGAACACGCGCCAGGGCCGGGACATGAACTGGTTCGACGAGGGCAAGAGCACCCTTCGGCTGCGCATCAAGCAGATCACCTCCGGAGTCCACTGGGTGGAGGAGCCCGCGCCGCGGGTCTCCCGGCTGATCACCAACGTCCACGGCCTCCGGGCCACGCCGAGCCTGGAAGAACCCGAGGAAGTCAGCGTCAAGTACCGCGTCCTGATCTACCGCAACAAGCTCGAGGACAGCACCGACGTCTTCGCCGGCAAGCGCGACGACGTGCTGCGCAAGGTGGACGGCCGGTGGAAGATATGCAAGCGCGTCATGCTGCTGGACCAAAGCGTGCTGCTCTCCGCCACCATGCCGTTCGTGCTGTAGGGCGCCATCGTTGCCCGTTTTCCGGCGCATTCGAAGAGAGACGCTCCGACCCGCGGGCTCCGTCAGACGTCGATGAAGAGTTCGCGAAGGTCGGGCCTGTGCGAGATGAGGCCTTGGGCCAGGGAGTAATCCAGGAACTTCTCCAGGCCCTTGCGGTTGGCCTCCAGGCCGTGGGGCCAGGGGTCGGAGCCGAGGACTTCCGCGGTGCCGTCGACGTACTCGGAGAACCACGGCAGCACCCCGGCCGTGCTGACCCGCTCCAGCCGCTTGAAGAAGGCTTCCTTCTCCTTCCTGAGCACCCGCTCCACCTTGCGCGCGATCCCGAGCCCCTTCTCCAGGTGCTTCTCCCTGATGGCCATCAGGTGCATGAGCGGGATGACGCCGTGCCTGCGGAAGTATTCTTTCTCCCGTTCCACGGCGTCGGGGAAGAGGCAGCGCACGGCGCCGTCGGGCACCGGCGGCCTGGTCAGGTGCGCGTAGATCACCGCGTCGAGTTTCTTCTCCAGGAGCCAGTCGAAGAGCCGCGCTTCCCCGCCCGCGTTCTCCACCTTGCCGGCGAGTTCCCGGGGCAGCCTGACGCGCTCCACCCGTCCGGTGACCCAGCGGATGTCCTCCGGCCTGACGCCGTAGTCGTCCTCAAGGATGCCGCGAATCCACACCGCCGCGGTCATGTGATAGTCCGGCACCCCCACACGCTTGCCCTTGAGCTGCTCCCCGCTCACCAGCTTGCTGTCCGCGCGCACGAACAGCGCCGAGTGGCGAAAACGCCGGGACGTGAAGATGGGGAATGCCTTGTAGGCGCGCCAGCCCCGCTCCCGCATGATGGTGTAGCTCGACAGCGACAACTCCGTGACATCGTAGCGCGGCGACCGCAGCACCCGCCGGAACAGCTTGTTCGGCGGGTCCACGTAATGCCAGCGAATGTCCAGCCCGTACGCCTGGTGGCGCCCGCTCGTGAGCGCGCCGAAGAACGGGTAGTCATTGCTGGCCAGGGTGAGGGAGATGGGACGGGAATCGTTCCGTGATGGTTTGTCGGCCAAGTCCTTCTCCTTCCGGGACGGGCGTATGTTCAGGCCGGCGAAGTGTACGGCCTGCACCGCACCTCGTCGCCGATGTCGAACCGCATCAGGTCTTCGCCCAGCACCAGCGGTCCGGCGTAGGTCGCGCGGGTGGCCGGGACCAGGTCGGCGTCGGTGGCTTCGCCGAAGAGGAGGATGTGGTTGTAGACGGCGAGCCGGGGGCGGGTGCGCGCGAACACCTTGCCGGCGTCTTCCGGGGTGGTGTGGTTGCGGCGGATGCGTTCCAGGTTGGCGCGCTCCAGGCCTCCGCCCATGCCGTGAGTGACCTCGTGAACCAGGAGGTCGACGTCCTGCGAGTGCGCCATGAGGTTCTCATTGAAGGTGGTGTCGCCGGACAGGACCGCGGAGCGGCCGTTGAAGTCGATGCGGTAGCCGAAGGCGTCGAGCTGCTCGCCGCCGTGATCGACCTCGAAGGCGGTGACGCGGATGCCGTCCGAGTCGAAGACGACGCCCTCCTCGATCTCGGTGGATTCGAGCTTCACGCCGTCGGCGTTGTAGCTGTGGCTGCGCACTCGGATGTCGGTGGCGAAGGCTAAGGGGAGGTGCTCGGCCATTTGGTTCGTGCCCTCGGGTCCCCAGACCTTGAGCGGCACGGTGCGCCGGCCCCAGGGCCGGCCGATCCAGCCGGTGAGCCAGAGATCCGCGAAACCCACCACGTGGTCCGAGTGGTGGTGGGTGAGGAACATGCCCGTGATGTCGCCGAAGGGAAGCCCGAGCTGGTGCAGGCGTTGCAGCGCGCCGCGTCCGGCGTCGAACAAGAGCTTCTCGCCCCCTGCCTCCACGAGCGTGCTCGGCCCGAAACGGTCGAGCACGGGCGGCGGCGCACCCGTGCCCAGAAGGGTCACGCGAAAGAGATCATCGAATTCGTCTGCCATGCAGGCTCCCTACCGGTCTGCCCGGATACGGCTTAGCGGGCCTGACCAGCCGAGGATGCGGCGGTCGGCGGTGACAAGGCGGTGACCTTCCAGTGCCGTGGCGACGATCATGCGGTCCGCGGGATCGGCATGGAACTCGGGAAGACCAATGGCGCGGACGGCGATGGATCCATTGACCGCGATTTCTACTATGCCCTGGTCGAGCAGCTCGCGACGCCAGTGGGCGACGTCTTCAGGGAATCGAATCCGTCCCTTTTGTTGAAGCAACGCGATTTCCCAGAACGAAATCGCCGAGACGGCGACCTCCTCCGACGCCCATGCGCGGTCGATTTCCACTCGGGCATTGCCCCCGAGTCGGTCTTCATCCAATCTGGTCCAAAGGATGACGTGCGTATCCAGGACAATCACGAATCGCCGCTCCACGTCTTGCCCTTATCGGCCTCCCACTCCACATTGATGGGCTCGATAATGTCACCGATTATCTCAATTCTCCCCCTGTCGATGCCGAACAGGCTCTTGGGTCGTTCCCGGTAGGGCACCAGCCGCGAGACCGGACGGCCGTTCTTGGTGATGACGATCTCATAGCCGCCCTCGGCGACATCATCCATCAGCTTCAGACACTTCGCCTTGAACTCGGACGCCTTGATCGTCAGGGTTGTCTCGGCCATGGATCGCTCAACCTCCTTCAAGGTAGCCAGGGGTTCCTGTATTTGACCATGGTGCTGACCATGGTATCAAGGTGCTTCCCACTCCGCAATGCCGCCGGGGACCACGTGAAACAGCGGGTGCGGCAGGGGGGAGGTTTCCGCGAGCAATTCCTCGTGCCGTCGGGGTGAGCGCCTGCTCAGCTTGTCCATCAGATGGCGCCACTCGAACTCCATCTGGCCCTGCGGCACGTTGATCTGTCGGGACGTGCGGCGGCGCGCGATTCGACGTCGATCGAACCGGTAGCCGCGCGCCGCCGATTCCGCATGGACGATCCGCAGGTACTGGGCGATGGAGGACAAGGGGGGCGGGGTGCTGGCGAAAACGGAGCAACTGCGGATGGTTGCGGTATCCGGCGGTCGTCCCTGCCAGGACGGCCTGAGCGAGGAGCGCTTCCCGCCACAAGGCGACGAGCCCGCGTGCGTCGAGGTACCTCGGATGGAGACTCCACAAGCGCATGTCATCAGCATCACATCGGATCCGTCCCGGAGCAAGATGGGTCAGGAACCTTCGTATCGTGACGCGGGACAACGGCAGGTCAATGAGACGCGGTACCCGTATGTTCATATGGTCCGGAACGGCGGTTTCGTGGTAGCCTGATCGGCAGGGCGAACGGGATTTGATGGAGGTCGTTCGCCGAAACCAGTACCCCACGATGAATACGTCGGTGTCCATGGAAACGCCGTCCGGCAAGGCCGCGGCGGATGAGAATTTTCCGGTGGGCTCGTGGCTCTTGCCGGCGCGCCTGCGCCCGCACATCGCCACCTTCTACGCCTACGCCCGGGCCATCGACGACATCGCCGACAACCCGGCCCTGTCGCCCGGCGACAAGATCGCGCGCCTCGACGGTTTCGCCAACGCGGTCACCGGCGCCGGTGCCTCGGAGCCGGCTTTCGGCAAGGCGCACGCCATCCGTCGCAGCCTGGCCGAGACCGGCGTGACGCCCCGGCACTGCGTGGACCTGACCCGGGCGTTCAAGCAGGACGCGGTCAAGCTGCGCTATGACGACTGGGACGATCTCATGGGTTACTGCGACCTGTCGGCGGCGCCGGTGGGCCGCTACCTGGTGGACCTGCATGGCGAGTCGCCGGCGGCCTACCCCGCCTCCGATGCCCTGTGCAACGCCCTCCAGGTGCTCAACCACCTCCAGGACTGCGGCGAGGACTACAAGGCGCTGAACCGGGTCTACCTGCCGCGTGACTGGATGTCGGCCGCGGGAGCCGATGTAGGAGCCCTGGCGCATGGGGGCGCCGGCGCCCCCATGCGGCGGGTGTTGGACCGCTGCCTCGACCACACGGACCGGCTTCTGGAAACCGCGGACGCGCTGCCCGGCCACCTGCGCAACCTGCGTTTCGCCATGGAAGCCGCGGTCATTGTCGCCATCGCCTGGAGGCTCAGCGCGGAACTGCGCCGGCGCGATCCGCTGGCCGAACGGGTGGTGTTGACCAAGGTCCAGTACGCGGCGTGTTGCGCGCGCGGCATCGGCCGGGTGCTGTTCGAGCGGGCCTTGCGACGCAACCGCGGGCCGGGACCGCCTCGTGCCGGCACGCGCGGCGGCGAGGATGCGTCGAATGGCGGAAGGTAGGCGCACGGCGGGCTCGGCAGCCCCGGGGGAACGTGCCACGGAGCCGTGGACCCACGTTCACCGGGTTGTGGCGCGCTCGGGCACGTCGTTCCTGTGGGGCATGCGGGTGCTGCCGGCGGAGCGGCGCCGCGCCATGTACGCCATCTACGCATTTTGTCGCGAAGTAGACGACGTGGCCGACGAGCCTGGGGACAGCGCGGAGAAGAAGCGCGGATTGGCGGCGTGGCGTGAAGAGATCGCGCGGCTCTACGCGGGCGAGCCGCGGTGGCTTACGACAAGGGCGCTGTTGCAGCCCGTGCAGCGCTACGATTTGCCGCGGGAGGAGTTCCTCGCTGTTATCGACGGCGTCGAGACCGACACGGCGCCGGCGGTCAGGATGGGGACCCTGGATGACCTGCTGCGCTATTGCCGCAGGGTGGCGGGTGCCGTGGGGATGCTGTCCATACACGCGTTCGGCGTGCCTCGGGACCCTGGATACCAGATTGCCGAGACTCTCGGGAACGCCGTGCAACTCACCAACATCCTGCGCGACGTGAAGGAAGACGCGGCCAACGGACGTCTCTACGTCCCCCTGGACCTGATGCGGCGGCACGGCGTGCCGGAGAGTCCCCTGAGCGCGGTGTGCGACCAGCCGGGGTTCGTCGCGGCGTGTGCGGAGCTGGCGGGGATGGCGCGCGACCACTACGCCGGTACCGAACGGCTGCTGGCCCCGCTCGGGCGGCGCCAAGTCCGCCCCATCGTACTCATGATGGCGGTCTATCGCGAGACGCTCCGGCTCCTGGAAGACCGTGGCTGGACGCGCATGGACCGGTCCGTGCGGCTTGGCCGGGCGCGCAAACTGTGGGTCGCGTTGCGCTACGGCCTTCTCTGAGCGCCTTCTTTCGTGGCCCGGACCTATGTCATCGGCGCCGGTCTGGCCGGCCTTTCCGCCGCGGTTTCACTGGCGCGGGCGGGGCGCGCGGTGACCCTGTGCGAAGCCAGCGGGCAGGCCGGCGGGCGCTGCCGGTCCTACTTCGATGACAGGCTCGGTTGCGCCATCGACAACGGCAACCACCTGCTGCTCACCGGCAACCGCTCCACCATGAGTTACCTGGAGGCCATCGACGCCGCCGAGGAGTTGGTGGGGCCTGCTTCGGCCTGCTTCCCGTTCCTGGACCTCCGCAGCGGCGAGCGCTGGCGCCTGCGCCCCAACGCCGGCCCGCTGCCCTGGTGGATTCTCGACCCGCGCCGGCGCGTGCCCGGCACGCGCGCATTGGAGTACCTCTCCGGCCTCCGTATCGCGCTGGCGGGTGCGGACCGCACCGTGACCGATTGCGTGGGCGATCATGGTTCCCTGTTCGAGAGGTTCTGGGAACCGCTGGCCGTGGCCGCGCTGAACAGCCCGGTGCGGGCCGGCGCCGCGCGTCTGCTGTGGCCGGTTTTGCGTGAGACCTTCGGCAGGGGAGAGGCCGCCTGCCGGCCGCGCATCGCCCGGACCGGGCTCTCCGGGACGTTCGTGGACCCGGCGCTGGAGCTGCTGTGCCGGCGTGGCGCCGCCGTCCGGTTCGGCACCCGGTTGCGCGCCATCGCCGGCGAGGGCGGCGCGGCGCGGGGCTTGGATTTCGGCACCGAAGCGGTGGCCTTGAAAGACGGCGACAGCGTCGTCCTGGCGCTGCCGCCGCAGGTCGCGGCGAGCCTGGTGCCGGACCTCGCCGTCCCCGAGGAGAGCCACGCCATCGTCAACGCCCACTTCCGCCTGTCGGAACGCGGTGGCCTGCCTGAAGACCTGCCGTTCCTCGGGCTCATCGGCGGGACGGCCCAATGGCTGTTCGTCCGCGGCGATGTCGCGTCCATCACCATCAGCGCGGCCGACGGCATGGTCGACGAGGACGCCGACGCCATCGCCCGCAAGACGTGGCGCGACGTCGCCGCCGCCCTGGGGCGCCCGCCGCGGCCGCTGCCGCGGTACCGGGTCGTCAAGGAGAAGCGGGCGACGTTCGCGCAGACGCCGGCGCAGGTGAAACGCCGTCCGGGCACGCGCGGCCGTTTCGCCAACGTGTACCTGGCGGGGGACTGGATCGACACCGGGCTGCCCGCGACCATCGAGAGCGCCGTCCGCTCCGGCCACATGGCGGCGCGCGCCATCGATGGGGGCGTTCCGTAGCGGCCGGAAACATTGACCCTTGGGTGCCGCTGTTGCATAGTGAGTCAGAGAGGAAGGAATTCCAGTGGCGAAACGACCCTTGCGTGTCATCCTGGCGCGGCCGCGTGGTTTCTGCGCCGGCGTGGTCCGAGCGGTGGACATCGTCGAGCGTGCGCTCGAGATCTACGGCGCTCCGGTCTACGTGCGGCACGAGATCGTCCACAACAAGCACGTGGTGGACGGCTTGCGCGAGAAGGGCGCGGTCTTCGTCGAGAAGGTCTCGGACATCCCGAAGGGCGCGGTCACCGTGTTCAGCGCCCACGGCGTCGCTCGCAAGGTGGAGGATGCCGCCGACGCCCGCGCCTTGCAGGTGATCGACGCCACCTGCCCGCTGGTGAGCAAGGTCCACGTGGAGGCGCAGCGCTACGCGCGCCAGGACTATGAGGTGGTGCTCATCGGCCACGCCGGCCACCCGGAAGTCGAGGGCACCATGGGGCAGGTGCCGGGCACGGTTCACCTGGTGTCCAATCTGGCGGACGTGGCGGAGCTTCGGCCCGCCGACCCGGCCAAGCTCTCCTACGTGACGCAGACCACCCTTAGCGTGGACGACACCCGTGAGATCATCGCGGCGCTGAAGTCCCGTTTCCCCGAAATCCTCGGCCCGGACGTGAAGGACATCTGCTACGCGACCCAGAACCGGCAGAGCGCGGTGCGGCTTCTGGCGGCCGAGTCCGACGTGATCCTGGTCATCGGCGCGGACTACAGCTCCAACTCGAACCGGCTGCGGGAGATCGGCGAGGAGGTCGGAACCGTCAGCTACCTCATTCCGGACGCCGCCGGCCTCGACCCGGCCTGGCTGGAAGGCGCCGAGTCCGTTGGGGTCACCGCCGGCGCCTCGGCCCCCGAGGACTTGGTGCAGGGACTGGTGGACCGGCTCCGCGAAGGGTTCGACGTCACCCTGACGAGCCTCGACGGCATCGACGAGAACGTCACCTTCAAGCTGCCGCGGGAACTGACCGTCGAGTCGCCCTCTCCGGCGTGAGGGGTCAAAAATGGTAGGTCACGCCCATCTCGACGAAGCTGTCGCGCCGGGTCTGGGAGAGGTTCGAATCGTTGTTGTCCACGGCGACGAAGAAGGTTCCCGCGACCTCCAGTGACCACCGGTCGGTCAACCGCCGGGTCAGCTCAAGGCCCAGCGAGCGTGAAGCATACTCGAGGTCCCACAGTACGCTCACGGTTATCTGGGTGCCCTCCACGTCGTTCAGACCCAGCCGGAGGCCGGCGAAGGCTTCGTTGTTGAAGACGTTGGGGGCGTCGTCACCGCGGCCGTCGTAGGTCCATTCCACCAGCAGCCCCAGGTCCGCGTTCGAGTCGAAGACCGCGTTGAACGTGTATTCGCCGCCCGCCACGAAGGCCGCGTAGTCCTCTTTCTGTCCCAGCCCGTTCGATGCGCCGGCGCGGTGGATGACCTCGAGCTTCAGCAGCCAGGACTCGATGGTGAGTTGGGCGTCCACGCCGAACTGCCGGATCTGCTCGTAGTGCGGAAACAGCGATGGTTCACCGTTTGCCAGCAATGGCAGGCCATTCCGGTCCAGCAGCACGCGCAGGCTGGGCTCCCGGCTGGTGCCTTCGAAGACGCTCAGGCCGAGATCGAGGGGGCCGGCGCTCCGGCTGTACCGGGCCGCGAGGTCCACGTGCCACTCCTTGGCCGCGCTCTCGTAGGTGACATGCTCGTCGTCCACCACGAACCGTGAACGCAGCCGGCCCGACCGGCCCGGGAAGGTACGCTGCCGGTGATACGGCAGGGCGAACAACTCCAGCGCGCCCCACTCGCCGGCCCAGGTGAGATGTGCCATGAGCTGGCCGAGCTTGCTCTCTTCGTTGGGGTGCTCGACCAGGTCGGTCTGGTTGACGATGTCCACCAAGTGGCGCGATTCGGCGACTCCCCAGAACACGCGGTCGACGCCGAGGCGCAGCTCCCATTCCCCTTCGCCGGCCTCGCCGTAGATCAGGAAATAGCCCTCGCGCAGGTCGGCATGGGTACGGCCCCGGTCCCCGGCATCGTAGCGAAAGAACGGCTTTACCGTGAGGCTGCGCCCCTCGTCGTCCTCAACGTAGAGCTTCGGCTCGACCACGAACCCGGAGTTATGGGAATCCTGGCCGGGATGGGCGTTGTCCTGGTAGAACCACCGGCCTTCCGCGGCAATGCGACCGGACAGTTCGCTGTGGGCGATCTCAAGGGCGGCGGCCACTCCCGCGGCAAGGAACGTCGCGGCAAACCAGACCATGATCAGGGCCGCCGCGAGCCGGCATCGGCCGGAGGTATGGCGCGGCGCCGTTGCAAACCCGCCCGGGTCTCGACGACGCGGGGACGAGGGGTTCGCCGGCGATGGAGCGTGCATCAACGGATCCGTTTCAGCCCCGTCCGGGAGAAGTCGCGGTCATCGAGATCGGTGCCGAACTTGAAATCGGCCCATTCGAGCACCGTGCTCTTGCCGGTGAGGTGATTGACCATGGTCATCAGGCCGGCCTGCCAGTAACGGCCCAGATACTGCTCGTACTTCTCCAGCGTGAGGGTCTTCAGGTGCGCGTTCTTGCGGTCGAAGTACTCCACCTTCCAAACCCGCAGCTCGTCCTTGTCCTGCCACACGAGCTGCCGTTTGTAGCCGGACCGCTTCTCGGTCGGGAACCGCTCGGAGAGCGTGCACGTCAGCTTGCCGCAGGGCTCGTCGCGCAGGTACTTGTAGGTGAACCGCTCCACCTCCTGGACGCTCATGTCCTCGTAGGCGAACTCGCTGCCCATGAAGGAGCCGGAGCGGTTGGAAGAGCTGATGCGCTTCACCCGCTTGAGCGCCGGCAGGTAGAGCCACTGGTCGTCCGCCTTGGTGAGGTGGCCGTGGATCAGGAACGCCGTGCCCTTCACGTCCCGCGGCTGGTCGAACACGAACAGGCTCTTGTCGCCGTCGCCGTCCACCTCCAGGACCTTGATGCGGACCTGGCGCACGCTTTCCTGCCCCTGCTTGTTGCGCAGGGTCATGGTCTGGCGCGCGGTGAAGTTGCCGAAGCCCTTCCCGCGCGCGCGGGCTTCCTTGGCGATGCGGAGCCCCTTCTCCTCCGGAGTCTCCGAATGCGCCGCCGGCGGTCCCGCGAGACCCGCCAGCAAGGCCAAGCAGGGCAGGAACGACACCCATCGAAGAGGCGGAACGTGAATCATGCTTCCCTCCGGTCAAGGGCCATCAACAGAATCGGTAAAAGCAGAAAATCGCCCGCCAGTGCAAACAGAATCGTGCTGGTCACCATGAGGCCGAGGGCCCAGCTCACCTCGAATCCCGATGACGCGAACACCAGGAAGCCGGCGGCCAGCACCGCGGTGGTGACCCACAGCGCGTGCCCCACGGAGCGGAAGACGTAGCGCACCGCCTCGGGGGCCGCGAGGCCTTCCCGGCGGGCCTTGAGATACTTGCTGAGGAAGTGGATCGTGTCGTCCACCACGATGCCGAAGGAGATGGCGACCATCACCGAGGCCGCCAGTCCCACCTCGCCCACGAGCCAGCCCCACAGGCCGAAGGTCATGATGGCGGGAATGAAGTTGGGCACGAGGCTGATGAGGCCCAGCCGCACGCTTCTGAAGACTCCGATGAGAATCAGCGAGATGAGCGCCATGGCGACGATGGTGCCTCGCAGCATGCTCTCGATGTTGCGCCGGGACAAGTGGGCGAAGACCACGGTGAGGCCGGTGGCCTCGGTGGCGAGTTGCGGGGCGTTGGCGCGGAGCCAGGCAGCCCCGCGCGCATCGAGTTCGCGGTGTTCGCTTGACGACGAGCTGGTGACCACGACGGTCATGCGCGTGGCGGACTTGCCCACGTCGATGCGGTCGTTCAGGTCGCTGCCGAACGGCAGCGACAGCTCGTAGAGCAGCAGGTACTGCGCGGCGAGCTTGGGATCGTCCGGCAGCCGGTAGAATGCCGGGTCGTCGTTGTGCATGTTCTTGTTCAGGCGCTTCATGATGTCCGGAAACGCCTGCACGTGGCTCACCTCGGGCTGGCCGCGGAACCACTCGGCGAAGGCATCCACCTCCCGCAGGTAGGCCGGATCGGTGATGCCGCCGTCCCGTTCCGCCTTGAGCGAGTACTCCAGCGTGTTCAGGCTGGTGAGGTTGTCGACCACGAAGTCCGTGTGGCGCCGGAACTCGTAGCGGTGGTCGAAGTACCGGGTCCAGTTGTCGGTGAGGTGGATGCGGGGGACGCCGGTGGCCAGCGCCGCCGCCGCGAGAAGGACGGTCCACAGCAGCACCCGGCGGCGCGCCACCACGAAGGCGCCGAGCCGGTCGAAGAACGGCAGGCTCTCGGCGCGGGCGCGGGGCGCGCGCAGGGGCAGGAGGGAAAGCGTCGCCGGCAGCAGCGTCACGGCGTAGAGGAAGGCGCACCCCACGCCGAACGCCACGAAGTTGCCGAGCACGTGGAAGGGCGGCGAATCCGAGGAGTTCAGGCTGAGGAAGCCGATGGCCGTGGTGGCGGCGGTCAGGAAGACGGGATAGACGTCGGCCCTGAGCGCCTCGGCGATGGCTTCGTCCTTGCCGAGCCCGCGGCTCATGCCCAACAGGGTGGCGGCGACGATGTGCACCGAATTCGCCACGGATATGGCCATGACGATGATCGGTACGCCGGCGTTGGCGGGGCTGAACACCGCGCCCATCCAGCCGGCGAACCCCATTGTGGTGTTGACCGAAAACACGAGCACCAGGACCAGGGACACCGTGCCCCAGACCGAGCGCAGCAGCAGCGCCGCGCCGGTGACGATGATCAGGAACACCACCGGGGCCAGGGTCCCCAGGTCGTCTTCGGTGGCTTGGGCGAAGGCGCGGTTCATGACCACGAGGCCGGTGAGGTAGTAGTCGACGTCCGGATGGCCGGCGCGGGCCTTTCCCAGCACGTTCCGGAGGTAGTCGGTAATCTCGATCACCGCCGGGTCCGAGTCCTCCGGCAGCACGAAGGTGATGACCAGCCCCGCCACCCGGCCGTCGCGGGACACCAGGCGCTCGGCGATCTCGGGGGAGCTCAAGGCGATCTTCTCGACCCGCGCCACGTCCGCGTCGCTCAGGGACGAGGCGTCCTCCACCAGCGGCCCGACGATCAGGTCGTCTCCGTCGGCCTCGCTGTGGGTATAGTTGGTGAGGGAATCGACACGGGTGGAATGGGGCGCCTCCCACGCCGCGGCGGTGAGCTCTTCGATGGCGCCCAGGACCTCGCGGGTGAACACCGTGCCCGCTCGCGGAGCCACGGCGATGAGCGCGGAGTTGGCGGCGGAGTAGGTGTTCTCCAGGGCGTCGAAGGCCTCGAGCTGCGGATTGTCCTCGCCGAAGAGGACGCGGTGCTCGTTCTTGACCACGACATGGGGCACGCCGGCGCTCAGCGCCAGCATGACCAGCGTGGCGAGCCCGGCCACCAGCCACCGGTGCCGCAGGACGGCGGCAATGTACGCGTCCAAGGAGAGTCGGTTCATGAGTTGGAGCGTTTATCGGACGGACGCCGCGGGTACAAGCAGCGTCACCACTCGTTCGACTTCGATGAGTGGACGTGGTCGGGCATCTTGTAGCTCAGTCCGCCCTCGTCGTACACGGAGATCTGGATCATCTGGGAGAAGTTTCCCGACCTTATGAGCTGGTCGCTCTTCAGCATGCGCTGAAGGCGCTGTTTCATCCGGAACATGAACAGCGTCCCGAAGGTGGTGGTCTTGGGGTACTGGTAATGGTCGGCGAGTTCGTTGCCGATGAGCGCGCGGGAAAGGCGCCGGGCTAGGGCGGTCA
This genomic window from Deltaproteobacteria bacterium contains:
- a CDS encoding 3-phenylpropionate/cinnamic acid dioxygenase subunit beta; translated protein: MTSRKATLAGKVAPAPDGAGLAYLLLAQEVHEFLCAEADLLDERRYEEWLELLTDDVSYWAPMRRNVQFGHWDTENTRQGRDMNWFDEGKSTLRLRIKQITSGVHWVEEPAPRVSRLITNVHGLRATPSLEEPEEVSVKYRVLIYRNKLEDSTDVFAGKRDDVLRKVDGRWKICKRVMLLDQSVLLSATMPFVL
- a CDS encoding PhnD/SsuA/transferrin family substrate-binding protein, translating into MADKPSRNDSRPISLTLASNDYPFFGALTSGRHQAYGLDIRWHYVDPPNKLFRRVLRSPRYDVTELSLSSYTIMRERGWRAYKAFPIFTSRRFRHSALFVRADSKLVSGEQLKGKRVGVPDYHMTAAVWIRGILEDDYGVRPEDIRWVTGRVERVRLPRELAGKVENAGGEARLFDWLLEKKLDAVIYAHLTRPPVPDGAVRCLFPDAVEREKEYFRRHGVIPLMHLMAIREKHLEKGLGIARKVERVLRKEKEAFFKRLERVSTAGVLPWFSEYVDGTAEVLGSDPWPHGLEANRKGLEKFLDYSLAQGLISHRPDLRELFIDV
- a CDS encoding MBL fold metallo-hydrolase, which gives rise to MADEFDDLFRVTLLGTGAPPPVLDRFGPSTLVEAGGEKLLFDAGRGALQRLHQLGLPFGDITGMFLTHHHSDHVVGFADLWLTGWIGRPWGRRTVPLKVWGPEGTNQMAEHLPLAFATDIRVRSHSYNADGVKLESTEIEEGVVFDSDGIRVTAFEVDHGGEQLDAFGYRIDFNGRSAVLSGDTTFNENLMAHSQDVDLLVHEVTHGMGGGLERANLERIRRNHTTPEDAGKVFARTRPRLAVYNHILLFGEATDADLVPATRATYAGPLVLGEDLMRFDIGDEVRCRPYTSPA
- a CDS encoding type II toxin-antitoxin system VapC family toxin; translation: MIVLDTHVILWTRLDEDRLGGNARVEIDRAWASEEVAVSAISFWEIALLQQKGRIRFPEDVAHWRRELLDQGIVEIAVNGSIAVRAIGLPEFHADPADRMIVATALEGHRLVTADRRILGWSGPLSRIRADR
- a CDS encoding type II toxin-antitoxin system prevent-host-death family antitoxin; this encodes MAETTLTIKASEFKAKCLKLMDDVAEGGYEIVITKNGRPVSRLVPYRERPKSLFGIDRGRIEIIGDIIEPINVEWEADKGKTWSGDS
- the hpnC gene encoding squalene synthase HpnC; its protein translation is METPSGKAAADENFPVGSWLLPARLRPHIATFYAYARAIDDIADNPALSPGDKIARLDGFANAVTGAGASEPAFGKAHAIRRSLAETGVTPRHCVDLTRAFKQDAVKLRYDDWDDLMGYCDLSAAPVGRYLVDLHGESPAAYPASDALCNALQVLNHLQDCGEDYKALNRVYLPRDWMSAAGADVGALAHGGAGAPMRRVLDRCLDHTDRLLETADALPGHLRNLRFAMEAAVIVAIAWRLSAELRRRDPLAERVVLTKVQYAACCARGIGRVLFERALRRNRGPGPPRAGTRGGEDASNGGR
- the hpnD gene encoding presqualene diphosphate synthase HpnD, whose translation is MAEGRRTAGSAAPGERATEPWTHVHRVVARSGTSFLWGMRVLPAERRRAMYAIYAFCREVDDVADEPGDSAEKKRGLAAWREEIARLYAGEPRWLTTRALLQPVQRYDLPREEFLAVIDGVETDTAPAVRMGTLDDLLRYCRRVAGAVGMLSIHAFGVPRDPGYQIAETLGNAVQLTNILRDVKEDAANGRLYVPLDLMRRHGVPESPLSAVCDQPGFVAACAELAGMARDHYAGTERLLAPLGRRQVRPIVLMMAVYRETLRLLEDRGWTRMDRSVRLGRARKLWVALRYGLL
- the hpnE gene encoding hydroxysqualene dehydroxylase HpnE: MARTYVIGAGLAGLSAAVSLARAGRAVTLCEASGQAGGRCRSYFDDRLGCAIDNGNHLLLTGNRSTMSYLEAIDAAEELVGPASACFPFLDLRSGERWRLRPNAGPLPWWILDPRRRVPGTRALEYLSGLRIALAGADRTVTDCVGDHGSLFERFWEPLAVAALNSPVRAGAARLLWPVLRETFGRGEAACRPRIARTGLSGTFVDPALELLCRRGAAVRFGTRLRAIAGEGGAARGLDFGTEAVALKDGDSVVLALPPQVAASLVPDLAVPEESHAIVNAHFRLSERGGLPEDLPFLGLIGGTAQWLFVRGDVASITISAADGMVDEDADAIARKTWRDVAAALGRPPRPLPRYRVVKEKRATFAQTPAQVKRRPGTRGRFANVYLAGDWIDTGLPATIESAVRSGHMAARAIDGGVP